Within Candidatus Omnitrophota bacterium, the genomic segment CCGCAGCCGGAATGAGGAGCGAAAAGGACGCGAATATGGGGCGGAGCGATTTCCTGGACGTATTCGCGGAACAAGGCGTTGATTTTCTTGGGATCCTGATGGGGAACGAGACGCATAGTGATTTTCGCGCCTCCCCAAGCGGGGATGATGGTCTTGGAACCTTCGCCTTCATAACCGCCGAAGATGCCGTTCACGTCGAGGGTGGGACGCGCCCACTTGCGTTCGATGGTGGAGTAGCCGTCTTCGCCGAACAAGCCTGGCAATTTCAATTCGCAGCAGAAACTTTCATCGTCCCAAGGCAGTTCGGCGAAGGCCTTTTTTTCCCACAGTTCCAATGGAGCAACATCGTCATAGAAGCCGGGGATCAAAATTTTTCCCTTGGCGTCTTTCAATTTGGCGACGATGGCGCACATCTCGTTCAAAGGATTGGGCGTCGCGCCGCCAAATGAACCGGAATGCAGATCCCATCCCGGCCCCTCCACTCGAATCTCTTCCACGCAGATGCCGCGCAAACCGTAGCAAATCGCGGGCATGTCCGGTGCGAATTGCGAGCCATCGCTGATGACGGCGGCGTCGGCGCGCAAAGCTTCCTTGTTTTCCCGGATAAATTTCTCCAGATGATTGCTGGCGATTTCCTCTTCTCCTTCGATCAGGAAAATAAGATTCACCGGTAAACTACCCCGGATTTTCAGATGCGCCTCCGCCGCTTTGACATGGGTATAAATCTGCCCTTTATCGTCGGAGGCTCCCCGTGCGAAAATTTTTTCGTACGTAATCGTTGGCTCGAAGGGAGGAGTCAACCAAAGATCGATGGGATCGACGGGTTGGACGTCGTAATGGCCGTATATCAAAAGAGTAGGTTTCCCTTCGCCAG encodes:
- a CDS encoding dipeptidase, coding for MESIADYIRNHQSQYIEELKEFLRIPSISASKAHREDCRRAAQFLMTRFQSMGFENSLHETAGNPVVLAKYMAGEGKPTLLIYGHYDVQPVDPIDLWLTPPFEPTITYEKIFARGASDDKGQIYTHVKAAEAHLKIRGSLPVNLIFLIEGEEEIASNHLEKFIRENKEALRADAAVISDGSQFAPDMPAICYGLRGICVEEIRVEGPGWDLHSGSFGGATPNPLNEMCAIVAKLKDAKGKILIPGFYDDVAPLELWEKKAFAELPWDDESFCCELKLPGLFGEDGYSTIERKWARPTLDVNGIFGGYEGEGSKTIIPAWGGAKITMRLVPHQDPKKINALFREYVQEIAPPHIRVLFAPHSGCGPVAFPRSAPFMAEAESAIRNAFGKPPVFIREGGSIPIVLTLKEELGLHTLLLGWGQPDDGAHSPNERFHLKDFERGMIASAWLMELCGKK